A single Immundisolibacter sp. DNA region contains:
- the coxB gene encoding cytochrome c oxidase subunit II, translating to MVAQPVLAEYEMNLMRGATDLSHRAFDLHMISLWVCVAIGVVVFGAMFYSLFAFRKSRGAVAANFHDNTTVEVVWTIIPFIILIAMATPATIALIELEDASDPGLTIKVTGYQWRWQYDYLDQGVSFFSNLATSSRDAIKGDPSSVENYLLEVDEPLVIPVNTKVRFVITSADVIHSWWVPAFGWKQDAIPGFINDAWTNVPQPGIYRGQCTELCGKDHGFMPVVVEAKTPEDYEAWLAGKKAEAEAALSGADREWTSEELMERGKAVYGTYCVACHQPNGQGIPPAFPSLVGSPLVTGPVEGHMDIVLHGKPGTGMQAFGAQLNDVDLAAVISYERNSFGNTTGDYVQPAQIKAAR from the coding sequence ATGGTCGCCCAACCGGTGCTCGCCGAATATGAAATGAACCTGATGCGTGGCGCCACGGATCTGAGTCACCGTGCGTTTGATCTGCACATGATCTCGCTGTGGGTGTGTGTGGCCATCGGGGTGGTGGTGTTCGGCGCCATGTTCTATTCGCTGTTCGCGTTTCGGAAGTCACGTGGCGCGGTGGCGGCCAATTTTCACGACAACACCACGGTCGAGGTGGTGTGGACCATCATTCCGTTCATCATTCTGATAGCCATGGCCACGCCGGCCACGATCGCGCTGATTGAACTGGAAGACGCATCCGATCCAGGACTCACCATCAAGGTCACCGGTTACCAGTGGCGCTGGCAGTATGACTACCTTGATCAGGGAGTCAGTTTTTTCAGCAACCTGGCGACCAGCAGCCGCGATGCCATCAAGGGTGACCCCAGTTCGGTTGAGAACTACCTGCTGGAGGTGGACGAACCGCTGGTCATTCCGGTCAATACCAAGGTGCGGTTTGTCATCACGTCAGCCGATGTGATCCATTCCTGGTGGGTGCCGGCCTTTGGCTGGAAGCAGGATGCGATTCCCGGGTTCATCAACGACGCCTGGACCAATGTTCCGCAGCCCGGCATTTACCGCGGCCAGTGCACCGAGTTGTGCGGCAAGGACCACGGTTTCATGCCAGTCGTGGTGGAGGCCAAGACGCCCGAGGACTACGAGGCCTGGTTGGCGGGCAAGAAGGCCGAGGCGGAGGCCGCGCTCAGTGGCGCGGACCGGGAGTGGACCTCGGAAGAGCTGATGGAGCGCGGCAAGGCGGTCTACGGTACCTACTGTGTTGCCTGTCACCAGCCGAACGGCCAGGGAATTCCGCCGGCATTCCCGTCGCTGGTGGGCAGTCCCCTGGTCACGGGGCCGGTCGAAGGCCACATGGACATTGTTTTGCACGGCAAGCCGGGTACCGGCATGCAGGCGTTCGGGGCGCAGCTGAACGACGTGGATCTGGCGGCCGTCATCAGCTACGAACGTAACTCGTTCGGCAATACCACCGGTGATTACGTCCAGCCCGCCCAGATCAAAGCAGCGCGCTGA
- the bioD gene encoding dethiobiotin synthase: MTGTDTGVGKTWFATALIATLRAQGRRVAGMKPVASGCDSTPTGLRNADALALLSASGLDLPYEAVNPYAFVPPIAPHLAAAEADVAIRFSVIERAFGVLAARSDCVVVEAVGGWQVPLGEDGAVADLASCLGLPVLLVVGLRLGCLNHAVLSARDICRTGASLAGWVGCAVDPQFERRDDNLQALQQLLPGPCWGLLPYAPRAEPIDLVRHLRVPVQDID, encoded by the coding sequence GTGACCGGCACCGACACCGGCGTCGGCAAAACCTGGTTCGCAACAGCCCTGATCGCCACGCTGCGTGCCCAGGGGCGGCGCGTGGCGGGCATGAAACCGGTGGCGAGTGGGTGTGACTCAACGCCCACCGGGCTACGCAATGCCGATGCGCTGGCGCTGCTGTCGGCGAGTGGTCTTGATCTGCCGTACGAAGCCGTGAATCCGTACGCGTTTGTGCCGCCGATCGCGCCGCATCTGGCGGCTGCCGAGGCGGACGTGGCCATTCGATTTTCCGTGATTGAGCGGGCTTTTGGCGTGCTCGCGGCACGCTCGGACTGCGTCGTGGTGGAGGCCGTCGGTGGCTGGCAGGTGCCGCTGGGCGAGGATGGCGCGGTGGCCGATCTGGCCAGCTGTCTTGGTCTGCCGGTGCTGCTGGTGGTTGGTCTGCGTCTGGGCTGTCTTAACCACGCCGTGTTGAGTGCACGCGATATATGCCGTACAGGCGCGTCCCTGGCAGGCTGGGTGGGCTGCGCCGTGGACCCGCAGTTCGAGCGTCGCGATGACAACCTCCAGGCGCTGCAGCAACTGCTGCCGGGGCCGTGTTGGGGCCTGCTGCCATATGCACCTCGGGCCGAGCCCATTGATCTGGTGCGACATCTGCGTGTGCCGGTGCAGGATATTGATTGA
- a CDS encoding cytochrome c oxidase assembly protein produces MPDTNRSASVGRTVRRLLLAVGVMFGFGFALVPLYNVLCEVAGINGKSVALTSGASSTAPSEAGPTGREVTVEFVGNVNAELPWDFRPVASRMKVRLGEMAETSYVAHNRAGYAVTGQAVPSVAPGQAAKHFQKIECFCFTEQKLEAGEQKNMKVRFRVDRSLAEDINTVTLSYTFFDLHKGEHGDHSGHAKTGG; encoded by the coding sequence ATGCCGGATACAAATCGTTCCGCATCCGTAGGGCGCACGGTACGCCGCCTGTTGTTGGCGGTTGGCGTGATGTTCGGATTCGGTTTCGCGCTGGTGCCCTTGTACAACGTTTTGTGTGAGGTGGCGGGTATCAACGGCAAGTCCGTTGCCCTTACCTCAGGCGCGAGTTCGACTGCGCCCAGTGAGGCCGGGCCCACAGGACGCGAGGTAACGGTGGAATTCGTTGGCAACGTCAACGCCGAATTGCCCTGGGATTTCAGGCCGGTGGCAAGCCGGATGAAGGTGCGCTTAGGCGAGATGGCCGAGACCAGTTACGTCGCGCATAACCGCGCCGGTTATGCGGTGACCGGCCAGGCGGTGCCCAGCGTGGCGCCCGGTCAAGCTGCCAAGCATTTTCAGAAGATCGAGTGTTTCTGCTTCACCGAGCAGAAGCTCGAAGCAGGTGAACAGAAGAATATGAAGGTGAGGTTTCGCGTTGATCGGTCTTTGGCAGAAGACATCAATACGGTGACCTTGTCCTACACCTTCTTTGATCTGCACAAAGGCGAACACGGTGATCACTCCGGCCATGCCAAGACCGGGGGTTGA
- a CDS encoding dihydroorotate dehydrogenase, producing MLTSSDAQLLRTELCGLVLKTPLVLLSGCVGFGQEYTRVAGFSNADAGMLVLKGTTLEPRLGNPLHRLAETPAGMLNAIGLQNPGARAVVRDILPRLDLSETLFVANVSGATIEEYVEVTRIFDDSPVAAIELNISCPNVKAGGVQFGNDPDMSARVVAACRAATGKPLITKLSPNQTDIAENARRCVEAGTDAFAAINTVQGMAVDLDRRQPVLGNRQGGLSGPAIKPIALLKVRQVYEVAAPHGVPIIGQGGVNSAQDALEFLLAGASAVGVGTALFYDPLICSAINAGIAQYLRSQSLDNVRELVGQMSW from the coding sequence ATGCTGACCTCGAGCGATGCCCAGCTGCTGCGCACCGAGTTGTGCGGTCTTGTCCTCAAGACACCGCTGGTGCTGTTGTCCGGCTGCGTCGGGTTTGGGCAGGAATATACCCGGGTGGCCGGTTTTTCCAACGCCGACGCGGGGATGCTGGTGCTCAAGGGCACGACGCTTGAGCCGCGTCTGGGCAATCCGCTGCATCGGCTGGCCGAGACCCCCGCTGGCATGCTGAACGCCATCGGTTTGCAGAATCCGGGCGCGCGGGCGGTGGTCAGGGACATTCTGCCGCGACTGGATTTGTCGGAAACGCTGTTCGTCGCCAATGTCTCGGGCGCCACCATCGAGGAGTACGTCGAGGTTACGCGCATCTTCGACGACTCGCCGGTAGCGGCGATCGAGCTGAATATTTCCTGTCCCAACGTCAAGGCCGGCGGGGTGCAGTTTGGCAACGACCCTGACATGTCGGCGCGGGTCGTGGCGGCCTGCCGGGCGGCGACGGGAAAACCATTGATCACCAAGCTGTCGCCGAATCAGACGGACATTGCCGAGAACGCCCGCCGTTGTGTCGAGGCAGGTACCGACGCGTTCGCCGCCATCAATACCGTGCAAGGCATGGCCGTGGACCTGGATCGGCGTCAGCCGGTACTGGGTAACCGCCAGGGTGGCCTGTCCGGTCCCGCCATCAAACCGATCGCGTTGCTTAAGGTGCGCCAGGTTTACGAGGTGGCAGCGCCGCATGGCGTGCCCATCATTGGCCAGGGTGGGGTGAATTCAGCCCAGGACGCGCTTGAGTTCCTGCTGGCCGGCGCCAGCGCGGTGGGGGTGGGCACGGCGCTGTTCTATGATCCGTTGATCTGTTCCGCGATCAACGCCGGCATTGCGCAGTATCTGCGCAGCCAAAGCCTGGATAACGTGCGGGAACTGGTTGGGCAAATGAGCTGGTGA
- the bioC gene encoding malonyl-ACP O-methyltransferase BioC encodes MNNDTAAQFRLDKRLVRGAFNRAAPHYEAVAVLQRTVEAHCLERLDLITVAPGVIVDLGCGPGAAGRSLLARYKRAQVLALDLAPAMLQLARRRRRWFSAQRFVCADAEALPLAADGVDLVFSSLALPWCNDLGQALAEAWRVLRPGGLLMFSSLGPDTLKELRHAWGQVDGRTHVNAFIDMHDVGDALVRSGFESPVLDVEHFRLTYSDIATLATDLRRSGSRNATAGRPARPIGKSAWAALAAAYEAFRVDGFLPASYEVVYAHAWKPLQVRRRAAEGEQTLTFHPVRRGLT; translated from the coding sequence ATGAACAACGACACCGCGGCCCAGTTTCGGCTCGACAAGCGCCTTGTGCGCGGCGCCTTCAATCGCGCCGCGCCGCACTATGAGGCCGTGGCAGTCTTGCAGCGCACGGTCGAGGCGCATTGCCTGGAGCGGCTCGATCTGATCACGGTCGCGCCGGGGGTGATTGTGGATCTTGGCTGTGGCCCGGGCGCCGCAGGCCGCAGTTTGCTGGCTCGCTACAAACGCGCGCAGGTGCTGGCGCTTGATCTGGCTCCCGCCATGCTGCAACTGGCCCGGCGGCGGCGGCGCTGGTTTTCAGCGCAGCGCTTCGTGTGCGCGGATGCCGAGGCCTTGCCGCTGGCGGCGGACGGCGTCGATCTGGTGTTCAGCAGTCTCGCCTTGCCGTGGTGTAACGATCTTGGGCAGGCACTGGCGGAGGCCTGGCGGGTGCTGCGCCCCGGTGGACTGTTGATGTTCAGCAGTCTGGGGCCGGACACGCTCAAGGAACTGCGCCACGCATGGGGGCAAGTGGACGGTCGTACCCACGTCAACGCGTTCATCGACATGCACGATGTCGGCGATGCGTTGGTTCGCAGCGGCTTTGAGAGTCCGGTACTCGATGTGGAGCACTTCCGTCTGACGTATTCGGATATCGCCACACTGGCGACCGACCTCAGGCGTTCGGGCTCCCGCAACGCGACTGCCGGTCGGCCGGCCCGGCCCATCGGCAAGAGCGCCTGGGCGGCCCTGGCCGCGGCTTACGAGGCGTTTCGCGTGGATGGGTTTTTGCCGGCCAGCTACGAGGTGGTGTACGCCCACGCCTGGAAGCCGCTGCAAGTGCGCCGCCGCGCAGCCGAGGGCGAGCAGACGCTGACCTTCCATCCCGTGCGGCGCGGTTTGACGTGA
- the ctaD gene encoding cytochrome c oxidase subunit I encodes MSSLAHEIEHHHGPARGLSRWLFTTNHKDIGTLYLWLALIMFLTGGSLAMLIRLELFQPGLQLMEPQFFNQLTTMHGLIMVFGAVMPAWTGFANWMLPMMVGAPDMALPRMNNWSFWLLPFAFSLLMSTWFLNGGAPAFGWTFYAPLSTTFAPSTTDIFIFSVHLMGMSSIMGAINVIATVLNMRAPGMTLMKMPLFAWTWLVTAFLLIAVMPVLAGTVTMMLTDRHFGTSFFSAAGGGDPVLFQHVFWFFGHPEVYIMILPAFGVVSEIIPTFSRKQIFGYASMVYAISSIAFLSFIVWAHHMFTTGMPVAGELYFMYATMLIAVPTGVKVFNWVATMWRGSITFETPMLFAIAFVFLFTIGGFSGLMLAIAPADMQYHDTYFVVAHFHYVLVPGAIFGLMAGTYYWLPKWTGHMYDERLGKLHFWMSAISINVLFFPMHFVGLAGMPRRIPDYALQFADFNRIISIGGFVFGLSQLLFVYIVVKTIRGGAKATDRVWEGSHGLEWTVPSPAPYHTFATAPEIH; translated from the coding sequence ATGTCCAGCCTGGCTCACGAAATCGAACACCATCACGGTCCCGCGCGTGGACTGTCCCGGTGGCTGTTTACCACCAACCACAAGGACATCGGCACCCTGTATCTGTGGCTGGCGTTGATCATGTTCCTGACCGGCGGTTCGCTGGCCATGCTCATCCGCCTGGAGCTGTTCCAGCCGGGCCTGCAACTGATGGAGCCCCAGTTCTTCAACCAGCTGACCACCATGCACGGCCTGATCATGGTGTTCGGCGCCGTGATGCCGGCCTGGACCGGTTTTGCGAACTGGATGCTTCCGATGATGGTCGGCGCCCCCGACATGGCGCTGCCGCGGATGAACAACTGGAGCTTCTGGCTGCTGCCTTTCGCATTCTCGTTGCTGATGAGTACCTGGTTTCTGAACGGCGGCGCGCCAGCCTTCGGCTGGACCTTTTATGCGCCCCTGTCGACCACCTTCGCCCCCAGCACTACGGATATCTTTATTTTTTCGGTCCACTTGATGGGCATGTCCTCGATCATGGGTGCCATCAATGTCATCGCCACGGTGCTGAATATGCGCGCGCCGGGCATGACCTTGATGAAGATGCCGCTGTTCGCGTGGACCTGGTTGGTCACGGCGTTTCTTCTGATTGCCGTGATGCCGGTGCTCGCCGGTACCGTCACCATGATGCTGACGGATCGTCACTTCGGGACCAGCTTTTTCAGCGCCGCGGGTGGGGGCGACCCGGTGCTGTTCCAGCATGTGTTCTGGTTCTTCGGGCATCCCGAGGTCTACATCATGATTCTGCCGGCATTCGGCGTGGTATCGGAAATCATTCCAACGTTTTCACGCAAGCAGATATTTGGCTATGCCTCGATGGTGTATGCCATATCCTCGATCGCCTTCTTGTCATTTATTGTCTGGGCGCATCACATGTTCACCACCGGCATGCCGGTGGCCGGAGAGTTGTACTTCATGTACGCCACCATGCTGATCGCGGTGCCGACCGGTGTGAAGGTATTCAACTGGGTGGCTACCATGTGGCGTGGCTCCATCACGTTTGAAACGCCGATGCTGTTTGCCATTGCCTTCGTATTCCTGTTTACCATCGGCGGATTCTCCGGCCTGATGCTGGCCATCGCACCGGCGGACATGCAATACCACGACACGTATTTCGTGGTGGCGCATTTCCATTATGTTCTGGTGCCAGGCGCTATCTTCGGTTTGATGGCGGGCACCTATTATTGGCTGCCGAAGTGGACTGGCCACATGTACGACGAGCGCCTCGGAAAGCTGCATTTCTGGATGTCGGCGATTTCCATCAATGTGCTGTTCTTTCCCATGCACTTTGTGGGTCTTGCGGGTATGCCGCGCCGTATCCCTGATTATGCTTTGCAGTTCGCGGACTTCAACCGCATCATCAGTATCGGTGGCTTTGTGTTTGGTCTGTCGCAGTTGCTGTTTGTTTACATCGTCGTCAAGACCATACGCGGCGGCGCCAAGGCGACGGACCGGGTATGGGAAGGTTCCCACGGGCTTGAGTGGACCGTGCCGTCTCCGGCGCCTTACCACACCTTCGCTACGGCGCCGGAAATTCACTAA
- a CDS encoding ComF family protein: protein MHSQVNKTAERILDWLLPPSCTLCGGRGEFGLPLCTGCWQDLPRLKHACRRCAEPLPQDGLCGRCLRRAPPQDLAHGAFLYADPVDRLVQRLKFGGRLGTARLAGALLAAVARSAQWERPQLLIPVPLHRARLRQRGYDQAQAIAAECGRRLSIPMDSRACQRKSATAPQPGLSRAERRRNLRGAFVVANPPEARHVAVIDDVMTTGATAGELAAALKRGGVERVDVWALCRAGPDR, encoded by the coding sequence ATGCATTCCCAGGTTAACAAGACTGCCGAGCGTATCCTCGACTGGCTTTTACCGCCAAGTTGCACGCTGTGCGGCGGCCGGGGCGAATTTGGCCTGCCACTGTGTACCGGCTGCTGGCAGGATTTGCCACGCCTGAAGCATGCCTGCCGGCGCTGCGCGGAACCCTTGCCTCAGGATGGCCTGTGCGGGCGTTGCCTGCGCCGCGCGCCACCACAGGACCTTGCTCATGGCGCTTTCCTTTATGCCGACCCGGTAGACCGTCTGGTGCAGCGCCTCAAGTTCGGCGGCCGTTTGGGCACCGCGCGCCTGGCAGGCGCCCTGCTGGCCGCGGTCGCCCGCTCGGCACAGTGGGAACGACCGCAGTTGCTCATACCGGTGCCCCTGCACCGCGCCCGACTGCGCCAGCGCGGCTACGACCAGGCACAGGCCATTGCCGCGGAGTGCGGCCGGCGCCTTAGCATCCCGATGGACAGCCGCGCCTGCCAGCGAAAATCCGCCACGGCGCCACAACCCGGTCTTTCGCGCGCCGAGCGACGACGTAACCTGCGCGGTGCCTTTGTCGTGGCCAACCCACCAGAGGCTCGGCACGTGGCCGTGATTGACGACGTCATGACCACTGGCGCCACCGCGGGCGAACTGGCGGCGGCGCTCAAACGCGGCGGCGTGGAGCGAGTGGATGTGTGGGCGCTGTGCCGGGCCGGACCGGATCGCTGA
- a CDS encoding tRNA (cytidine(34)-2'-O)-methyltransferase, which yields MFHIILYSPQIAPNTGNIIRLCANTGAALHLIEPLGFEPDDVRLRRAGLDYHEYATVRRHATVADCLLTLPGHRLWAFSTKGQRLYSDATFEPGDALMFGPETTGLPSAVLDTLPPEHVLCLPMRPGNRSLNLSNAVAVATFEAWRQQAYVGAERPRCLTQAS from the coding sequence ATGTTCCACATCATTCTCTATTCACCGCAAATTGCGCCCAACACCGGCAACATCATAAGGCTGTGTGCCAACACCGGCGCCGCGCTGCACTTGATCGAGCCGCTCGGCTTCGAACCGGACGATGTGCGCCTGCGCCGTGCCGGACTCGATTACCACGAATATGCGACGGTACGGCGCCACGCCACTGTTGCCGACTGCCTGCTGACCCTGCCAGGGCACCGACTGTGGGCATTCAGTACCAAAGGGCAGCGGCTGTACAGCGACGCCACCTTTGAGCCTGGCGATGCGCTGATGTTCGGCCCCGAGACCACCGGCCTGCCGTCGGCGGTACTGGACACCTTGCCGCCCGAGCACGTGCTTTGCCTGCCCATGCGGCCAGGCAACCGCAGCCTCAATCTATCGAATGCGGTGGCAGTGGCGACATTCGAGGCCTGGCGCCAACAGGCCTACGTCGGGGCTGAGCGGCCACGGTGCTTGACGCAAGCCAGCTAA
- a CDS encoding cytochrome c oxidase subunit 3 produces the protein MAQAHGGYYIPAHARWPIVGSVALTTMVLGGVNWLHDHSIGKFVLLAGLALLIVMVFGWFGDVIRENQTGQNNEQVDRSYRWGMAWFIVSEVFFFAAFFGTLLWARQFSVPWLGGEGDVMKALSHSFLWPNFEATWPLLNPPKAEGFDIPSGIVSAWGVPALNTAILLSSGVTITIAHWGLLKNNRIQLVLGMWATVLLGAAFLYFQVVEYAHAMHELNLTLASGIYGSTFYMLTGFHGAHVTLGTIMLIVITLRCMKGHFTPEHHFGFEAVAWYWHFVDVVWLGLFVFVYWL, from the coding sequence ATGGCTCAAGCACACGGTGGCTATTACATACCGGCACACGCGCGCTGGCCGATTGTGGGATCGGTCGCGCTGACCACCATGGTTCTTGGCGGTGTTAACTGGCTGCATGATCACAGCATCGGTAAGTTCGTGCTGCTGGCGGGCCTGGCCTTGCTGATCGTGATGGTTTTTGGCTGGTTCGGCGACGTGATTCGAGAGAATCAGACCGGCCAGAACAATGAGCAGGTGGACCGGTCCTACCGCTGGGGGATGGCCTGGTTCATCGTCTCGGAAGTATTTTTCTTTGCCGCGTTTTTCGGCACCCTGTTATGGGCCCGTCAGTTCTCGGTGCCTTGGCTGGGCGGTGAAGGCGACGTCATGAAGGCGCTTTCACACAGCTTTCTGTGGCCCAACTTCGAGGCGACCTGGCCCTTGCTGAATCCACCCAAGGCCGAAGGCTTTGATATTCCCAGTGGAATTGTGTCGGCCTGGGGTGTGCCCGCGCTCAACACCGCCATTCTGCTGAGCAGTGGCGTGACCATCACCATTGCGCATTGGGGCCTGCTTAAAAACAACCGCATTCAACTCGTGCTGGGGATGTGGGCTACCGTTTTGCTGGGTGCAGCTTTTCTGTACTTTCAGGTTGTCGAGTACGCACACGCCATGCACGAGCTGAACCTGACCTTGGCCTCCGGCATTTATGGTTCGACCTTTTACATGCTGACCGGTTTTCACGGTGCCCACGTGACGCTGGGTACCATCATGCTGATCGTCATCACGCTGCGCTGCATGAAGGGGCACTTCACGCCGGAGCACCATTTCGGGTTTGAAGCTGTTGCCTGGTACTGGCACTTCGTCGACGTGGTCTGGTTGGGATTGTTCGTGTTCGTTTACTGGCTTTGA
- a CDS encoding DUF2244 domain-containing protein yields MVVALHKQQARDGTWRYELCPNRSRSWPETQRFFAVMVVLGGSIALLFAAQGLWWVAPFSGLELLALGAGLYFCSRATYQRELILVREAQVSVLRGGAHQRSQVDFTRAWAQLRWRAAANGGGRSQLLLGSHGRYIEIGAFLVDAERRQLAGELGLLLGQPSCAESPVLPLNTGLNREIGL; encoded by the coding sequence GTGGTGGTGGCGCTGCACAAGCAGCAGGCACGCGATGGGACTTGGCGCTATGAGCTGTGTCCGAACCGGTCCCGGTCCTGGCCGGAAACTCAGCGTTTTTTTGCGGTCATGGTGGTGCTCGGCGGTTCGATTGCGCTGTTGTTTGCCGCTCAGGGTTTGTGGTGGGTCGCGCCGTTCAGCGGACTGGAGCTTTTAGCGCTGGGCGCGGGACTTTATTTTTGTTCGCGGGCGACTTACCAGCGCGAGCTTATTCTGGTGCGTGAGGCCCAGGTCAGCGTGCTGCGCGGCGGTGCGCACCAGCGATCGCAGGTCGACTTCACGCGTGCATGGGCGCAGCTGCGCTGGCGGGCGGCCGCAAATGGGGGAGGGCGAAGCCAGCTACTGCTGGGTTCGCATGGGCGTTACATTGAAATCGGGGCGTTCCTCGTCGATGCCGAGCGCCGCCAACTGGCGGGCGAGCTTGGCCTTTTGCTCGGTCAGCCGAGTTGTGCTGAGTCACCGGTCTTACCGCTGAATACCGGATTGAACAGGGAGATAGGTCTTTGA
- the bioF gene encoding 8-amino-7-oxononanoate synthase, with protein sequence MSFDLHAGLAAREAAQLYRRRQLACSAQQPQRQFADADLLTFCSNDYLGLANHPALAAALARGAERWGVGAGASHLLAGHSHAHHALEEELAAAVGRPRALLFSTGYMANLGVLGALLDRDAVVFSDDLNHASLIDAARLSRARVERYAHVDLPGLERLLQGSEAARRLIVTDAVFSMDGDIAPLPQLSALAARHGAWLLADDAHGFGVLGAHGGGSAELFKLDVDALPVLMGTLGKALGCFGAFVAGSEALIETLIQQARSYIYTTAMPPALAEAARVALRLAREESWRRDKLTSLIARFCRGARQLGLPLLASSTPIQPLLAGSAERALAWSEHLRAHGLLVPAVRPPTVPAGTARLRIVLSAAHDEAQVDRLLLALESMPGRG encoded by the coding sequence GTGAGCTTCGATCTGCACGCTGGGCTCGCGGCGCGCGAGGCGGCCCAGCTTTATCGTCGCCGCCAGCTGGCGTGTTCGGCGCAGCAGCCGCAGCGCCAGTTCGCCGATGCGGACCTGCTGACGTTCTGCAGCAACGACTACCTGGGTCTGGCCAACCATCCGGCCCTGGCGGCGGCCCTGGCGCGTGGCGCCGAGCGCTGGGGTGTCGGCGCCGGTGCCTCGCACCTGCTGGCCGGACACAGCCATGCCCACCACGCGCTGGAAGAGGAATTGGCCGCGGCTGTCGGTCGCCCGCGAGCGCTGTTGTTTTCGACCGGCTACATGGCCAACCTTGGCGTACTCGGGGCCTTGTTGGACCGCGACGCGGTGGTGTTCTCGGATGATCTGAACCATGCGTCCCTGATTGATGCGGCACGCCTGAGTCGGGCCCGCGTGGAACGTTATGCGCATGTCGATTTGCCAGGTCTGGAGCGCTTGCTTCAGGGCAGTGAGGCGGCCCGGCGGCTGATCGTCACTGACGCCGTGTTCAGCATGGACGGCGATATTGCACCCTTGCCTCAGTTGTCAGCCCTGGCGGCCCGGCATGGCGCCTGGCTGTTGGCGGATGATGCACACGGCTTTGGCGTGCTCGGCGCGCACGGCGGCGGCAGTGCCGAGTTGTTCAAGCTCGATGTCGATGCACTGCCGGTGCTGATGGGTACGCTGGGCAAGGCGCTGGGGTGCTTTGGCGCCTTTGTGGCTGGCAGTGAAGCGCTGATCGAGACCCTGATCCAGCAGGCGCGTAGTTATATCTACACAACGGCCATGCCACCGGCCTTGGCCGAGGCGGCACGGGTGGCGCTGCGCCTGGCGCGCGAGGAATCCTGGCGGCGCGACAAGTTGACGTCGTTGATCGCGCGTTTTTGCCGGGGAGCGCGGCAACTCGGCCTGCCGTTGTTGGCGTCCAGCACGCCCATCCAGCCGCTGCTCGCTGGCAGCGCCGAACGGGCACTGGCCTGGAGCGAGCATTTGCGGGCCCATGGCCTGCTGGTGCCGGCGGTGCGACCGCCAACCGTGCCGGCGGGCACGGCGCGCCTGCGCATCGTGCTCAGCGCCGCCCACGACGAGGCGCAGGTCGACCGTTTGTTGCTGGCTCTGGAAAGCATGCCGGGGCGAGGTTGA
- the bioB gene encoding biotin synthase BioB, with translation MTDIRHDWSRADIGALFDLPFNDLIHRAQTIHRRYFDPNAVQVSTLLSIKTGACPEDCGYCPQSARHDTELKHEPLMALEAVVTAARAARDAGASRFCMGAAWRNPREKDFVHVLDMVREVKALGLETCVTLGMLHGDQPERLKSAGLDYYNHNLDTSPEYYGQVITTRTYQDRLDTLEQVRAAGVNVCSGGIVGMGEARQDRVGLLQALANLPQHPQSVPINYLVQVAGTPLAGTAGLDPFEFVRTIAVARVVMPASVVRLSAGREGMDDALQALCFLAGANSIFYGDKLLTTDNPAAERDRALFGRLGLTPAEPEQRSAGVRTADRAAPVAASG, from the coding sequence TTGACCGACATTCGACATGACTGGAGTCGCGCCGACATAGGTGCCTTGTTCGACCTGCCGTTCAACGATTTGATTCACCGTGCCCAGACTATCCACCGCCGGTATTTCGACCCCAATGCGGTACAGGTGAGCACGCTGCTGAGTATCAAGACCGGTGCCTGCCCGGAGGATTGTGGCTATTGCCCGCAAAGTGCGCGCCACGATACGGAGCTGAAACACGAACCACTCATGGCACTGGAGGCGGTGGTGACGGCCGCCCGCGCCGCGCGGGATGCCGGTGCCAGCCGCTTCTGCATGGGCGCGGCATGGCGTAACCCGCGCGAGAAGGACTTCGTGCATGTTCTCGATATGGTGCGCGAGGTGAAAGCCCTGGGACTGGAAACCTGCGTGACCCTGGGCATGCTGCACGGCGACCAGCCGGAACGCCTCAAGTCAGCCGGCCTCGATTACTACAACCACAACCTCGACACCTCGCCCGAATACTACGGCCAGGTCATCACCACACGGACATACCAGGACCGCCTGGATACCCTGGAGCAGGTGCGCGCCGCTGGCGTCAATGTGTGCAGCGGCGGCATCGTCGGCATGGGTGAGGCCCGCCAGGATCGGGTCGGCCTGTTGCAGGCACTGGCCAATTTGCCTCAGCATCCGCAAAGCGTGCCGATCAACTACCTGGTACAGGTGGCCGGCACCCCATTGGCGGGTACTGCCGGGCTCGATCCGTTCGAGTTTGTGCGCACTATTGCCGTGGCGCGCGTGGTCATGCCGGCTTCGGTGGTGCGTTTGTCGGCCGGTCGTGAGGGTATGGACGATGCCCTGCAGGCCTTGTGTTTCCTCGCCGGGGCTAATTCCATTTTCTACGGTGACAAGCTGTTGACTACCGATAACCCCGCCGCCGAGCGCGACCGGGCGCTGTTCGGGCGACTGGGCCTCACGCCGGCCGAGCCGGAGCAGCGCAGCGCTGGTGTCAGGACGGCCGATCGCGCCGCGCCAGTCGCCGCCAGCGGGTGA